From a single Oreochromis niloticus isolate F11D_XX linkage group LG4, O_niloticus_UMD_NMBU, whole genome shotgun sequence genomic region:
- the LOC100701445 gene encoding E3 ubiquitin-protein ligase CHIP — MSESPEKDASVSAQELKEQGNRLFLSRKYLEAAACYSKAISHSPSVPAYYTNRALCYVKLQQYDKALADCRQALELDSQSVKAHFFMGQCHLEMENYDEAIGNLQKAYNLAKEQRLNFGDDIPSALRIAKKKRWNSMEERRINQESELQAYLTKLIHAEKKRELERCRQKQEEKSDDSRVQQRLNEIHTKHDKYLSDLEELFCQVDEKRKKREIPDFLCGKISFELMREPCITPSGITYDRKDIEEHLQRVGHFDPVTRTPLTQDQLIPNLAMKEVIDAFILENGWVEDY; from the exons ATGTCCGAAAGTCCGGAGAAGGATGCCTCGGTGTCGGCTCAGGAGCTGAAGGAGCAGGGAAACCGACTCTTCCTGAGCCGCAAATACCTGGAGGCTGCAGCCTGCTACAGCAAAGCCATA AGCCACAGTCCCTCCGTCCCGGCGTACTACACCAACAGAGCGCTGTGCTACGTGAAGCTGCAGCAGTACGACAAAGCTCTGGCAGACTGCAGGCAGGCTCTGGAGCTCGACAGCCAGTCGGTCAAAGCACATTTCTTCATGGGTCAGTGTCACCTGGAGATGGAAAACTACGACGAGGCCATCGGCAATCTGCAGAAAG CTTATAATCTGGCAAAAGAGCAGCGGCTGAACTTTGGCGACGACATCCCCAGCGCGCTGCGCATCGCTAAGAAGAAGCGCTGGAacagcatggaggagaggaggatcAACCAGGAGAGCGAGCTGCAGGCCTACCTCACCAAACTCATCCACGCCGAGAAAAAGAG AGAACTGGAACGCTGCAGACAGAAGCAAGAGGAAAAATCCGACGACAGCAGAGTCCAACAGCGTCTCAACGAGATCCACACCAAACAC GACAAATACCTGTCAGACCTGGAGGAGCTGTTCTGTCAGGTCGATGAAAAGAGGAAG AAGCGTGAGATCCCAGACTTCCTGTGTGGAAAGATCAGCTTTGAGTTGATGAGGGAGCCGTGCATCACTCCCAGCGGCATCACCTACGACCGCAAAGACATCGAGGAGCACCTGCAG AGAGTCGGACATTTTGACCCGGTGACGCGCACGCCGCTGACCCAAGATCAGCTCATCCCAAACCTGGCTATGAAGGAAGTCATCGACGCTTTTATTTTGGAGAACGGATGGGTGGAGGACTACTGA
- the jmjd8 gene encoding jmjC domain-containing protein 8, translated as MEIKAVRLAFIFLTAAVTAQLQQQEDEEDGGGWFSASDVRSQDEGRCNIDVLDGSSLSYQQFMERYAYSRPVILRGLTDNTKFRLLCSKSGLLREYGAHRVRLSTANTYSYRKVDVPFQEYVDEFLRPQSADALGSDTLYFFGDNNFTEWQSLFEHYESPPYVLPLTSGAYSFGIAGPGTGVPFHWHGPGYSEVIYGRKRWFLYPPDQEPHFHPNRTTLSWVTETYPYLPEDEAPLECTIRPGEVLYFPDRWWHATLNLDTSVFISTFLG; from the exons ATGGAGATCAAAGCTGTGCGGCTCGCTTTTATCTTCCTCACCGCCGCAGTGACTgcgcagctgcagcagcaggaggatgaggaggatggAGGAGGATG GTTCTCGGCCTCAGACGTCAGGTCTCAGGATGAAGGTCGGTGTAACATCGACGTGCTGGACGGCTCCTCGCTCTCGTACCAGCAGTTCATGGAGAG GTACGCGTACAGCAGGCCGGTCATCCTCAGAGGCCTCACCGACAACACC AAATTCAGGCTTCTGTGCTCCAAGTCGGGCTTACTGAGAGAGTACGGCGCCCACAGAGTGAGGCTCAGCACGGCCAACACCTACTCCTACAGGAAAG TGGACGTTCCCTTCCAGGAGTACGTGGACGAGTTTCTGAGGCCTCAGTCTGCGGACGCCCTCGGCAGCG ACACGCTGTATTTTTTCGGGGACAATAACTTCACCGAGTGGCAGAGTCTCTTCGAGCACTACGAGTCTCCGCCGTACGTCCTGCCGCTCACCAGCGGAGCGTACAGCTTCGGCATCGCAG GTCCTGGAACAGGAGTCCCCTTCCACTGGCACGGCCCGGGATACTCCGAGGTCATCTATGGAAGGAAG CGGTGGTTCCTCTACCCGCCCGATCAGGAGCCTCACTTCCACCCGAACCGCACCACCCTGTCCTGGGTCACAGAAACGTACCCCTACCTGCCGGAGGACGAGGCCCCGCTGGAGTGCACCATCCGACCCGGAGAG GTGCTGTATTTCCCCGACCGCTGGTGGCACGCCACTCTAAACCTGGACACCAGCGTCTTCATCTCCACCTTCCTGGGCTGA